Proteins found in one Sphaeramia orbicularis chromosome 8, fSphaOr1.1, whole genome shotgun sequence genomic segment:
- the txn2 gene encoding LOW QUALITY PROTEIN: thioredoxin, mitochondrial (The sequence of the model RefSeq protein was modified relative to this genomic sequence to represent the inferred CDS: inserted 1 base in 1 codon) — protein sequence MAHRLLLSRIWTLSAKDFRRVPASTATFASSSFPTSSLQSTTTRVSFLSPSRTLPHSLPHTSRREVSFNVQDHEDFTDXVINSDLPVLVDFHAQWCGPCKILGPRLEKAVRKQKGRVAMAKVDIDDHTDLALEYGVSAVPTVIGMRGGDVVGHFVGIKDDDELDSFVSKVIGK from the exons ATGGCTCACAGGCTGCTGTTAAGCAGAATTTGGACACTCTCTGCAAAAGACTTCCGCCGCGTCCCAGCATCCACTGCCACCTTCGCCTCCTCTTCATTTCCCACCTCCTCCCTACAGTCCACCACAACTCGGGTCTCCTTCCTGTCCCCCTCACGCACCCTGCCTCACTCACTGCCTCACACCTCCCGCCGTGAAGTCTCTTTCAATGTTCAGGACCACGAGGACTTTACGG GGGTCATCAATAGTGACTTGCCTGTGTTAGTCGACTTCCATGCACA GTGGTGTGGTCCCTGTAAAATCCTCGGGCCAAGGTTGGAGAAGGCTGTTAGGAAACAGAAAGGCCGTGTTGCCATGGCGAAAGTTGACATAGATGATCACACAGACCTGGCTCTTGAATATGGG GTTTCAGCCGTTCCAACGGTAATTGGCATGCGAGGAGGTGATGTCGTCGGCCATTTTGTGGGAATCAAAGATGACGATGAACTGGACTCATTTGTCAGCAAAGTCATCGGAAAGTAA